From the Paenibacillus sp. R14(2021) genome, the window TTGGCGAGACCATCAGCCGAGAGTTTGAAGGACGCAATCCGCTCGTCATCTGCGTACTAAAAGGCGCGTTTATTTTTATGGCGGATTTGGTGAAGACCATTACGATTCCGCTTGAGATTGATTTCATGGCGGTGTCCAGCTACGGACAATCGACCAAAACAAGCGGTGTCGTCAAAATCATCAAGGACCTCGACGCTTCGGTGCAGGGACGCGATGTGCTCATTGTTGAAGATATTATCGACAGCGGGCTTACGCTCAGCTATCTCATTGATGTGTTGGAGCGCCGCAATGCCAAATCCATCACGGTTGTCACGCTCTTCGATAAGCCGGCAGGCCGCAAGGTGGAGCTGGAAGCGGATTATAAAGGCTTTGTATTGCCTGACGCATTTGTTGTCGGGTATGGGCTGGATTATGCGGAGCAATACCGCAATTTGCCGATTATCGGCATTTTGAAGCCTGAGGTTTACGAGAAATAAACAAGCATGCACTTC encodes:
- the hpt gene encoding hypoxanthine phosphoribosyltransferase, producing the protein MLNDIQEVLYDADQIQQKVQELGETISREFEGRNPLVICVLKGAFIFMADLVKTITIPLEIDFMAVSSYGQSTKTSGVVKIIKDLDASVQGRDVLIVEDIIDSGLTLSYLIDVLERRNAKSITVVTLFDKPAGRKVELEADYKGFVLPDAFVVGYGLDYAEQYRNLPIIGILKPEVYEK